A window from Esox lucius isolate fEsoLuc1 chromosome 16, fEsoLuc1.pri, whole genome shotgun sequence encodes these proteins:
- the LOC105016385 gene encoding LIM and senescent cell antigen-like-containing domain protein 1 isoform X5 yields the protein MLGVAEEMTNGNGNMANALANAMCERCKSGFAPAEKIVNSNGELYHEGCFVCAQCFQQFPEGLFYEFEGRKYCEHDFQMLFAPCCHQCGEFIIGRVIKAMNNSWHPDCFCCDLCQAVLADVGFVKNAGRHLCRPCHNREKARGLGKYICQKCHAIIEEQPLLFKNDPYHPDHFNCNNCGKELTADARELKGELYCLPCHDKMGVPICGACRRPIEGRVVNAMGKQWHVEHFVCAKCEKPFLGHRHYERKGLAYCETHYNQLFGDVCYHCNRVIEGDVVSALNKAWCVNCFACSTCNTKLTLKDKFVEVDLKPVCKHCYERLPDDIRRRLAKREKEKKKKIPMCL from the exons ATGTTGGGGGTGGCGGAAGAAATGACCAACGGCAATGG cAACATGGCCAACGCCCTGGCCAACGCGATGTGTGAGCGCTGTAAGAGCGGCTTCGCCCCGGCGGAGAAGATCGTCAACAGCAACGGGGAGCTGTACCACGAGGGCTGCTTCGTCTGTGCTCAGTGCTTCCAGCAGTTCCCAGAGGGGCTGTTCTATGAG TTCGAGGGCAGGAAGTACTGCGAGCACGACTTTCAGATGCTGTTTGCTCCCTGCTGCCACCAATGTG GAGAGTTTATTATTGGTCGTGTGATTAAGGCGATGAACAACAGCTGGCACCCGGACTGCTTCTGCTGTGACCTCTGCCAGGCTGTGCTGGCCGACGTGGGCTTCGTCAAGAACGCCGGCAG gcACCTGTGCCGCCCGTGTCACAACCGCGAGAAGGCTCGTGGTCTGGGGAAGTACATCTGTCAGAAGTGCCATGCCATCATCGAAGAGCAGCCGCTTCTGTTCAAGAACGACCCCTACCACCCTGACCACTTCAACTGCAACAACTGCGG TAAGGAGCTGACAGCTGATGCCCGGGAGCTGAAGGGAGAGCTGTACTGCCTACCCTGCCATGACAAGATGGGTGTTCCCATCTGTGGCGCCTGCAGGAGACCCATCGAGGGCCGTGTGGTCAATGCCATGGGAAAACAGTGGCATGTTGAG CATTTTGTGTGTGCTAAGTGTGAGAAACCCTTCCTGGGCCATCGCCATTACGAACGCAAGGGACTGGCCTACTGTGAGACTCACTACAACCAG CTCTTTGGAGATGTCTGCTACCACTGCAACCGTGTCATTGAGGGTGACG TGGTGTCCGCACTGAACAAGGCCTGGTGTGTAAATTGCTTCGCCTGTTCCACCTGCAACACCAAGCTGACACTCAA GGATAAGTTTGTAGAGGTGGATCTGAAGCCAGTTTGTAAACACTGCTATGAGCGCCTGCCAGATGACATCAGACGCCGTCTTGCCAAacgagaaaaagaaaaaaagaagaaaatacctATGTGTCTATAA
- the LOC105016385 gene encoding LIM and senescent cell antigen-like-containing domain protein 1 isoform X1 yields MEVPVHSRQLPPTIPENGEAPELEPHPAEVNGHPHAFGGEAELPVSKSQRRRSDVKVYKEFCDFYARFNMANALANAMCERCKSGFAPAEKIVNSNGELYHEGCFVCAQCFQQFPEGLFYEFEGRKYCEHDFQMLFAPCCHQCGEFIIGRVIKAMNNSWHPDCFCCDLCQAVLADVGFVKNAGRHLCRPCHNREKARGLGKYICQKCHAIIEEQPLLFKNDPYHPDHFNCNNCGKELTADARELKGELYCLPCHDKMGVPICGACRRPIEGRVVNAMGKQWHVEHFVCAKCEKPFLGHRHYERKGLAYCETHYNQLFGDVCYHCNRVIEGDVVSALNKAWCVNCFACSTCNTKLTLKDKFVEVDLKPVCKHCYERLPDDIRRRLAKREKEKKKKIPMCL; encoded by the exons ATGGAGGTACCAGTCCATAGTCGTCAGTTGCCCCCAACCATTCCGGAGAATGGCGAGGCCCCTGAGCTTGAACCCCATCCCGCAGAGGTCAACGGTCATCCTCATGCCTTCGGCGGGGAGGCAGAGCTGCCCGTCTCCAAGTCTCAGAGGAGACGCAGCGACGTCAAAGTCTACAAGGAGTTCTGTGACTTCTACGCGCGGTT cAACATGGCCAACGCCCTGGCCAACGCGATGTGTGAGCGCTGTAAGAGCGGCTTCGCCCCGGCGGAGAAGATCGTCAACAGCAACGGGGAGCTGTACCACGAGGGCTGCTTCGTCTGTGCTCAGTGCTTCCAGCAGTTCCCAGAGGGGCTGTTCTATGAG TTCGAGGGCAGGAAGTACTGCGAGCACGACTTTCAGATGCTGTTTGCTCCCTGCTGCCACCAATGTG GAGAGTTTATTATTGGTCGTGTGATTAAGGCGATGAACAACAGCTGGCACCCGGACTGCTTCTGCTGTGACCTCTGCCAGGCTGTGCTGGCCGACGTGGGCTTCGTCAAGAACGCCGGCAG gcACCTGTGCCGCCCGTGTCACAACCGCGAGAAGGCTCGTGGTCTGGGGAAGTACATCTGTCAGAAGTGCCATGCCATCATCGAAGAGCAGCCGCTTCTGTTCAAGAACGACCCCTACCACCCTGACCACTTCAACTGCAACAACTGCGG TAAGGAGCTGACAGCTGATGCCCGGGAGCTGAAGGGAGAGCTGTACTGCCTACCCTGCCATGACAAGATGGGTGTTCCCATCTGTGGCGCCTGCAGGAGACCCATCGAGGGCCGTGTGGTCAATGCCATGGGAAAACAGTGGCATGTTGAG CATTTTGTGTGTGCTAAGTGTGAGAAACCCTTCCTGGGCCATCGCCATTACGAACGCAAGGGACTGGCCTACTGTGAGACTCACTACAACCAG CTCTTTGGAGATGTCTGCTACCACTGCAACCGTGTCATTGAGGGTGACG TGGTGTCCGCACTGAACAAGGCCTGGTGTGTAAATTGCTTCGCCTGTTCCACCTGCAACACCAAGCTGACACTCAA GGATAAGTTTGTAGAGGTGGATCTGAAGCCAGTTTGTAAACACTGCTATGAGCGCCTGCCAGATGACATCAGACGCCGTCTTGCCAAacgagaaaaagaaaaaaagaagaaaatacctATGTGTCTATAA
- the LOC105016385 gene encoding LIM and senescent cell antigen-like-containing domain protein 1 isoform X6, with protein sequence MANALANAMCERCKSGFAPAEKIVNSNGELYHEGCFVCAQCFQQFPEGLFYEFEGRKYCEHDFQMLFAPCCHQCGEFIIGRVIKAMNNSWHPDCFCCDLCQAVLADVGFVKNAGRHLCRPCHNREKARGLGKYICQKCHAIIEEQPLLFKNDPYHPDHFNCNNCGKELTADARELKGELYCLPCHDKMGVPICGACRRPIEGRVVNAMGKQWHVEHFVCAKCEKPFLGHRHYERKGLAYCETHYNQLFGDVCYHCNRVIEGDVVSALNKAWCVNCFACSTCNTKLTLKDKFVEVDLKPVCKHCYERLPDDIRRRLAKREKEKKKKIPMCL encoded by the exons ATGGCCAACGCCCTGGCCAACGCGATGTGTGAGCGCTGTAAGAGCGGCTTCGCCCCGGCGGAGAAGATCGTCAACAGCAACGGGGAGCTGTACCACGAGGGCTGCTTCGTCTGTGCTCAGTGCTTCCAGCAGTTCCCAGAGGGGCTGTTCTATGAG TTCGAGGGCAGGAAGTACTGCGAGCACGACTTTCAGATGCTGTTTGCTCCCTGCTGCCACCAATGTG GAGAGTTTATTATTGGTCGTGTGATTAAGGCGATGAACAACAGCTGGCACCCGGACTGCTTCTGCTGTGACCTCTGCCAGGCTGTGCTGGCCGACGTGGGCTTCGTCAAGAACGCCGGCAG gcACCTGTGCCGCCCGTGTCACAACCGCGAGAAGGCTCGTGGTCTGGGGAAGTACATCTGTCAGAAGTGCCATGCCATCATCGAAGAGCAGCCGCTTCTGTTCAAGAACGACCCCTACCACCCTGACCACTTCAACTGCAACAACTGCGG TAAGGAGCTGACAGCTGATGCCCGGGAGCTGAAGGGAGAGCTGTACTGCCTACCCTGCCATGACAAGATGGGTGTTCCCATCTGTGGCGCCTGCAGGAGACCCATCGAGGGCCGTGTGGTCAATGCCATGGGAAAACAGTGGCATGTTGAG CATTTTGTGTGTGCTAAGTGTGAGAAACCCTTCCTGGGCCATCGCCATTACGAACGCAAGGGACTGGCCTACTGTGAGACTCACTACAACCAG CTCTTTGGAGATGTCTGCTACCACTGCAACCGTGTCATTGAGGGTGACG TGGTGTCCGCACTGAACAAGGCCTGGTGTGTAAATTGCTTCGCCTGTTCCACCTGCAACACCAAGCTGACACTCAA GGATAAGTTTGTAGAGGTGGATCTGAAGCCAGTTTGTAAACACTGCTATGAGCGCCTGCCAGATGACATCAGACGCCGTCTTGCCAAacgagaaaaagaaaaaaagaagaaaatacctATGTGTCTATAA
- the LOC105016385 gene encoding LIM and senescent cell antigen-like-containing domain protein 1 isoform X2 → MEVPVHSRQLPPTIPENGEAPELEPHPAEVNGHPHAFGGEAELPVSKSQRRRSDVKVYKEFCDFYARFNMANALANAMCERCKSGFAPAEKIVNSNGELYHEGCFVCAQCFQQFPEGLFYEFEGRKYCEHDFQMLFAPCCHQCGEFIIGRVIKAMNNSWHPDCFCCDLCQAVLADVGFVKNAGRHLCRPCHNREKARGLGKYICQKCHAIIEEQPLLFKNDPYHPDHFNCNNCGKELTADARELKGELYCLPCHDKMGVPICGACRRPIEGRVVNAMGKQWHVEHFVCAKCEKPFLGHRHYERKGLAYCETHYNQLFGDVCYHCNRVIEGDVVSALNKAWCVNCFACSTCNTKLTLKNKFVEFDMKPVCKKCYEKFPLELKKRLKKLAETVGRK, encoded by the exons ATGGAGGTACCAGTCCATAGTCGTCAGTTGCCCCCAACCATTCCGGAGAATGGCGAGGCCCCTGAGCTTGAACCCCATCCCGCAGAGGTCAACGGTCATCCTCATGCCTTCGGCGGGGAGGCAGAGCTGCCCGTCTCCAAGTCTCAGAGGAGACGCAGCGACGTCAAAGTCTACAAGGAGTTCTGTGACTTCTACGCGCGGTT cAACATGGCCAACGCCCTGGCCAACGCGATGTGTGAGCGCTGTAAGAGCGGCTTCGCCCCGGCGGAGAAGATCGTCAACAGCAACGGGGAGCTGTACCACGAGGGCTGCTTCGTCTGTGCTCAGTGCTTCCAGCAGTTCCCAGAGGGGCTGTTCTATGAG TTCGAGGGCAGGAAGTACTGCGAGCACGACTTTCAGATGCTGTTTGCTCCCTGCTGCCACCAATGTG GAGAGTTTATTATTGGTCGTGTGATTAAGGCGATGAACAACAGCTGGCACCCGGACTGCTTCTGCTGTGACCTCTGCCAGGCTGTGCTGGCCGACGTGGGCTTCGTCAAGAACGCCGGCAG gcACCTGTGCCGCCCGTGTCACAACCGCGAGAAGGCTCGTGGTCTGGGGAAGTACATCTGTCAGAAGTGCCATGCCATCATCGAAGAGCAGCCGCTTCTGTTCAAGAACGACCCCTACCACCCTGACCACTTCAACTGCAACAACTGCGG TAAGGAGCTGACAGCTGATGCCCGGGAGCTGAAGGGAGAGCTGTACTGCCTACCCTGCCATGACAAGATGGGTGTTCCCATCTGTGGCGCCTGCAGGAGACCCATCGAGGGCCGTGTGGTCAATGCCATGGGAAAACAGTGGCATGTTGAG CATTTTGTGTGTGCTAAGTGTGAGAAACCCTTCCTGGGCCATCGCCATTACGAACGCAAGGGACTGGCCTACTGTGAGACTCACTACAACCAG CTCTTTGGAGATGTCTGCTACCACTGCAACCGTGTCATTGAGGGTGACG TGGTGTCCGCACTGAACAAGGCCTGGTGTGTAAATTGCTTCGCCTGTTCCACCTGCAACACCAAGCTGACACTCAA GAACAAGTTTGTGGAGTTTGACATGAAGCCAGTGTGTAAGAAATGTTACGAGAAATTTCCTCTCGAGCTCAAGAAGAGGCTCAAGAAGCTGGCGGAGACTGTGGGCCGGAAGTAG
- the LOC105016385 gene encoding LIM and senescent cell antigen-like-containing domain protein 1 isoform X4, whose amino-acid sequence MFCRQIVFPNSMSQSHNSTSTCNMANALANAMCERCKSGFAPAEKIVNSNGELYHEGCFVCAQCFQQFPEGLFYEFEGRKYCEHDFQMLFAPCCHQCGEFIIGRVIKAMNNSWHPDCFCCDLCQAVLADVGFVKNAGRHLCRPCHNREKARGLGKYICQKCHAIIEEQPLLFKNDPYHPDHFNCNNCGKELTADARELKGELYCLPCHDKMGVPICGACRRPIEGRVVNAMGKQWHVEHFVCAKCEKPFLGHRHYERKGLAYCETHYNQLFGDVCYHCNRVIEGDVVSALNKAWCVNCFACSTCNTKLTLKDKFVEVDLKPVCKHCYERLPDDIRRRLAKREKEKKKKIPMCL is encoded by the exons ATGTTCTGTAGGCAGATCGTATTTCCTAATTCTATGAGCCAGTCTCACAACTCGACTAGTACATG cAACATGGCCAACGCCCTGGCCAACGCGATGTGTGAGCGCTGTAAGAGCGGCTTCGCCCCGGCGGAGAAGATCGTCAACAGCAACGGGGAGCTGTACCACGAGGGCTGCTTCGTCTGTGCTCAGTGCTTCCAGCAGTTCCCAGAGGGGCTGTTCTATGAG TTCGAGGGCAGGAAGTACTGCGAGCACGACTTTCAGATGCTGTTTGCTCCCTGCTGCCACCAATGTG GAGAGTTTATTATTGGTCGTGTGATTAAGGCGATGAACAACAGCTGGCACCCGGACTGCTTCTGCTGTGACCTCTGCCAGGCTGTGCTGGCCGACGTGGGCTTCGTCAAGAACGCCGGCAG gcACCTGTGCCGCCCGTGTCACAACCGCGAGAAGGCTCGTGGTCTGGGGAAGTACATCTGTCAGAAGTGCCATGCCATCATCGAAGAGCAGCCGCTTCTGTTCAAGAACGACCCCTACCACCCTGACCACTTCAACTGCAACAACTGCGG TAAGGAGCTGACAGCTGATGCCCGGGAGCTGAAGGGAGAGCTGTACTGCCTACCCTGCCATGACAAGATGGGTGTTCCCATCTGTGGCGCCTGCAGGAGACCCATCGAGGGCCGTGTGGTCAATGCCATGGGAAAACAGTGGCATGTTGAG CATTTTGTGTGTGCTAAGTGTGAGAAACCCTTCCTGGGCCATCGCCATTACGAACGCAAGGGACTGGCCTACTGTGAGACTCACTACAACCAG CTCTTTGGAGATGTCTGCTACCACTGCAACCGTGTCATTGAGGGTGACG TGGTGTCCGCACTGAACAAGGCCTGGTGTGTAAATTGCTTCGCCTGTTCCACCTGCAACACCAAGCTGACACTCAA GGATAAGTTTGTAGAGGTGGATCTGAAGCCAGTTTGTAAACACTGCTATGAGCGCCTGCCAGATGACATCAGACGCCGTCTTGCCAAacgagaaaaagaaaaaaagaagaaaatacctATGTGTCTATAA
- the LOC105016385 gene encoding LIM and senescent cell antigen-like-containing domain protein 1 isoform X3, with product MNSLRLKELSNSDLYRRRQERPDSYGNIATDSLSNMANALANAMCERCKSGFAPAEKIVNSNGELYHEGCFVCAQCFQQFPEGLFYEFEGRKYCEHDFQMLFAPCCHQCGEFIIGRVIKAMNNSWHPDCFCCDLCQAVLADVGFVKNAGRHLCRPCHNREKARGLGKYICQKCHAIIEEQPLLFKNDPYHPDHFNCNNCGKELTADARELKGELYCLPCHDKMGVPICGACRRPIEGRVVNAMGKQWHVEHFVCAKCEKPFLGHRHYERKGLAYCETHYNQLFGDVCYHCNRVIEGDVVSALNKAWCVNCFACSTCNTKLTLKDKFVEVDLKPVCKHCYERLPDDIRRRLAKREKEKKKKIPMCL from the exons ATGAACTCTCTGCGGCTGAAGGAGTTGTCTAACTCAGACCTGTACAGACGAAGACAGGAGAGACCTGACAGCTATGGAAACATAGCAACCGACAGCCTCAG cAACATGGCCAACGCCCTGGCCAACGCGATGTGTGAGCGCTGTAAGAGCGGCTTCGCCCCGGCGGAGAAGATCGTCAACAGCAACGGGGAGCTGTACCACGAGGGCTGCTTCGTCTGTGCTCAGTGCTTCCAGCAGTTCCCAGAGGGGCTGTTCTATGAG TTCGAGGGCAGGAAGTACTGCGAGCACGACTTTCAGATGCTGTTTGCTCCCTGCTGCCACCAATGTG GAGAGTTTATTATTGGTCGTGTGATTAAGGCGATGAACAACAGCTGGCACCCGGACTGCTTCTGCTGTGACCTCTGCCAGGCTGTGCTGGCCGACGTGGGCTTCGTCAAGAACGCCGGCAG gcACCTGTGCCGCCCGTGTCACAACCGCGAGAAGGCTCGTGGTCTGGGGAAGTACATCTGTCAGAAGTGCCATGCCATCATCGAAGAGCAGCCGCTTCTGTTCAAGAACGACCCCTACCACCCTGACCACTTCAACTGCAACAACTGCGG TAAGGAGCTGACAGCTGATGCCCGGGAGCTGAAGGGAGAGCTGTACTGCCTACCCTGCCATGACAAGATGGGTGTTCCCATCTGTGGCGCCTGCAGGAGACCCATCGAGGGCCGTGTGGTCAATGCCATGGGAAAACAGTGGCATGTTGAG CATTTTGTGTGTGCTAAGTGTGAGAAACCCTTCCTGGGCCATCGCCATTACGAACGCAAGGGACTGGCCTACTGTGAGACTCACTACAACCAG CTCTTTGGAGATGTCTGCTACCACTGCAACCGTGTCATTGAGGGTGACG TGGTGTCCGCACTGAACAAGGCCTGGTGTGTAAATTGCTTCGCCTGTTCCACCTGCAACACCAAGCTGACACTCAA GGATAAGTTTGTAGAGGTGGATCTGAAGCCAGTTTGTAAACACTGCTATGAGCGCCTGCCAGATGACATCAGACGCCGTCTTGCCAAacgagaaaaagaaaaaaagaagaaaatacctATGTGTCTATAA